The sequence CTGGGATTCCCTGCCTGAGAATGTACAAACCGATGAAATACCTGAGTGGCATCAGAAGGAACTCGCTAAAAGGCTATCTCATGCCAAGGCGTTTCCTCACGATAAGAAGCC comes from Planctomycetia bacterium and encodes:
- a CDS encoding addiction module protein gives rise to the protein MMVKELGIDRLSVLEKLTLIEEIWDSLPENVQTDEIPEWHQKELAKRLSHAKAFPHDKKPWREALARYGEVS